CTCGATCGACTTATAGGCTGTAGCGGATCCGACGATCTGAAGGCGACCCTGCGGGCGCGCATCGCTCTGGTGTTTGCGGCCATGCTCACACTTATTTCGCTGGCCAACACATCATTGCTTGTATTGTCGGACCAGGCCCGCCCCGGCATGGCGCTGCTTGGCGCGGCGGCGGCGGCTGCATTCGCCGCCAGCGGGCTGATCGGCATCTGGCTGCGCCGCCCCTCAATCACCATGGTCTTCATCGCTGTCAGCACGACACTCGTCTATGCCGGTGCCATCTACGGCAATCGCGGCGTCGTGCCGCCGGCTTTCGCGTATCTGCCCTGCATACTGCTCGGCTTCTACCAATTCTGGGGGCCGCGCAGCCTGTATGCGGCACTACCGGTGGTCGGCGCGGCCTTTGCCGGCGTTATTGCTCTGGCCGACATTGCGGACACTCCGGCTGCATACCCGTTGGTGACCCACAGTGTCGCTCTCATGCTCGCCTGCATCTGGCTGATATCCCTGGCTGCGGTATTCGGATCAGTCCAAAAACTCGCCGAGTCGCAATTGCGGCAGGCCAATGCCGACCAGGCCGCTGCCCTGTCGTCCAGCCGGGCGGCCCAGCGCGCGAAGAGCGAATTCCTCGCCAATGTGGGCCATGAAGTTCGAACCCCGCTCAATGGCATGCTCGGGATGGCCGACGTTATGCATCAAGTCGGCGGCCTGTCTCCCGACCAGGATGAACGGCTGCAACTGATCCGGGATTCCGGTGCCACTCTGCTGGAATTGCTCAATGAGATTCTTGACCAGTCGAAGATCGAAACTGGCCAGGTCATGGCGGAACGGATCGATTTCGACCTCGGGAAACTGGTTGAAAAAGCAGCCTCGAGCTGGCGTCCGGAGGCGGAGAGCCGCGGTCTCGACCTTCACCTTGATCTTGCCGCCTTGCATCACCCGGTCCTTCAGGGGGATCCCTTGCGAATCCGGCAGATCCTCAACAATCTCGTGTCGAATGCGCTCAAATTCACCAAGACCGGCCATGTAGCGCTGAAGGTCGAACAGTCACCCGGTGCGACCGCTACGACTTGGAATACCCGGATCGAGGTCACTGACACCGGCAGCGGCATTCCGAGCGAAAAGCTCGAGGCGATCTTCGAAGCCTTCCACCAGGCCGATGCCTCGATCACGCGGCGCTATGGCGGCACAGGCTTGGGCCTGTCAATCAGCCGCCAGCTGGCCCATTTGATGGATGGCACACTCGATGTCACCTCGACGCCCGGACGC
The window above is part of the Maricaulis maris MCS10 genome. Proteins encoded here:
- a CDS encoding ATP-binding protein, with amino-acid sequence MLTLISLANTSLLVLSDQARPGMALLGAAAAAAFAASGLIGIWLRRPSITMVFIAVSTTLVYAGAIYGNRGVVPPAFAYLPCILLGFYQFWGPRSLYAALPVVGAAFAGVIALADIADTPAAYPLVTHSVALMLACIWLISLAAVFGSVQKLAESQLRQANADQAAALSSSRAAQRAKSEFLANVGHEVRTPLNGMLGMADVMHQVGGLSPDQDERLQLIRDSGATLLELLNEILDQSKIETGQVMAERIDFDLGKLVEKAASSWRPEAESRGLDLHLDLAALHHPVLQGDPLRIRQILNNLVSNALKFTKTGHVALKVEQSPGATATTWNTRIEVTDTGSGIPSEKLEAIFEAFHQADASITRRYGGTGLGLSISRQLAHLMDGTLDVTSTPGRGSCFALNLPLAAGELAPADTAERAGTNMPGALSNFTQPIRVLSVDDVATNHIVLRALLEQALAETPLSIERANSGAEAIQAVSETAFDLIFMDIQMPDMDGATATGAIRQTPLGKSAWIIAVSALEASQRASILPTGLFQNVLPKPTSMAALHGVLSEWQRARLSGAFPPETGPVTY